A window of uncultured Methanoregula sp. genomic DNA:
TCTCCAACCAGTTTGGGATGCGTGGAGTACCTGCCACCCAGCTGGGCAATGATACCCTGGGAGATCTTGGCCCCGATGTGCTGCGACCCGACGATGATATCGACCCCGTCCCGGGTCTCGTTCATATCGGAGATGAAAGAGAGACGTTCTCCTCCAGCCTGCAGGGAATCTTCTATCTGCTGGGCAATGGATGTTGACATCTGGCGTTCATACGTGCTCGGGAGCCGGCCTTCAGCCCGGACCTGGATGACCCCTTCATAGTAACTTCCGCTGATCCGGTTACACCGGTCGCATTGTTCCTTGTGCCAGAGAATCTCGACCGAACAGGTGCCTTCCACCTCTTGTTTGTAGAAGGTACCATGGAGCGTGAGCATTGCACGGGACCGGTTGACCGTGAGATCTTCGATCCTCACTTCCATGGTTGGTTTCTTGACATCCTTGTGGAAGTGGACAGCAGACATCGCGAGTTCCGGTGCTATCTCGGAACGCTCCCGGTTGGAATCTGTCCAGGTATTCACCTGCTTTATTGCGCCACAACTGGGGCACTGGGTATTCTGTACACGATGATCGCAGGTGAACCACGGGGTGCTGCCGATCCTGCAGTCTGTACAGAGACCCGGATTTTGCGTGGGCTTGCCGCATTTCGGACAGAAATTATCCTTGATTGTCGTTGTCATAGCTGGAAGATCTGTGCATGGGGAACAGTCCCAATCATAATACAGCCGGAGCGGGTGATAAGTCCCATCTCTATGGCAAGGCTCACGGAGCGCTCACCCATGAGATTGATGTTCGCAGCCTTGTTTAATGCATCCCTGACTTCGTTTTCAGTTGACGGGCAGTTGCCGTAGAAGGATTCGGTGATGACCACGGTCATGTTATCATGCCGGATCGTGGTGTTGATAAGCTCGCGATCACACACCGCCACGACATCTGCCGTTCCCGGTGAATGATGTACCTTCAGAAACATTGATCACACTTTGGCGGGGATGGAGAAAAAGGTGAGCCGGTAAAATCAGGTTATCTGTACCGGAACCCCATACACTTTTTCAACGGTCTCGCCATGGATAAAAAAACAGTCTTCTTCCGTGATCTTGCCCTGCGCGAGGAGCTGGTTTGTGTATCTTGGCACGGATTTCGGGCCTATCACCGCGCCGGGACGCGAGTTCTCATCCATGTAATCGCTCTCCATGGTGAACGGGCGGTGTTCCCGGACCAGCTGCGCGAGTGATTCATGCTTTGCGATGAGCGACGGGTGGAGCGGAGTGTCCGGGGACCCGTAATGTTTCACAACACGTTCGATCGGGATACCGGCCCGGCTGGCCATATCCACGATATCGGCACACGGCCCCGTCTCCGCGTGGATCTGGAGTGCGCATCCGCATTCCGAAGCAAGTTCAAGCGCATGCATAAGGACCCGGTTCGAAGCAGCAAGGATATCGGGGGTCACATCATAATGAGGCCTCCCGCTCTTGAGCGCAACGGCTTTTCCCTCCCGGACGTAACCTGCGGCACAGTCAAGTCCGCCTTTCATGACCTCCACGGCTGTATCAAGGGTCATCCGCTCCGCGAGTCGGGAGATCTCGGCCGGGTGAACGCCAAGAATTGTATAAACGACAACCCCGGTTTCTGCAACCATGCCCGCCACCCGGAGGGTTTCGTCAAAAACCTGCGAATACTCCGGACCTGAACTCGGGTGGACTGACAATGACCAGGAGGGTTTTGATACGAGGAACATGTGAGTTCCCCCGGCCCGGAAAAAATCCTTTGCCGCTTCTATTCCCCTCCCGTTGACCGGATCGATATGGATATGATCGTCAGTTACGGGGTACTTTGGGGATTTCATGGCACTCCACAACCTGCATGAGCGGGTAATTGCCGGACGGGCAGAGACGGGCGCGGCAATAGGAAAAATTGACCCTCGTTATGATCTCCACATCGAACATGAGGCCGGCGAGTTCGCTGTACCCGAAGGTGTTCTCGGTCATCAGGTCCCGGTTCAGCCGGACCGCAATCTCTTCAACAAATGGCTGGAGAATGACCGCCTTCTCGATTGCGGTCTCAACACTGGCAGCCGATTGCCTTGAGATCGGTGTTCCAACCCACTGGTGGTACAGGGCGCCCAGTTTTATTCCTGCTTCAAAGATGGCGGTTTCCTTGTCGGTCAGCATAGTTATATCCTCTTCAGATCAGTTGAATCATGCCGGATTTCGGCTCCATGGCTTCCCCGTGCCGGAGCAGCATGTCGATGCCTTCCCTGACTTTATCCCTCGGAAAACCTTTCGAACTCACGGCATCGATAACCTGATCGATCCCGGCACGCCGTCCTTCACCGCCGATATCCCGGATCGCATCCTTGATCACCCGGACGATATCCCGTTTTTCTTTGGAGATGCCGGTAACCACCTTATCGATATCGAAGGTCCCGGTCTTGGCATCGTACGCAATCTGGCGCAGGCACGCATCCACAATATGGATTACCCGATCTGCATCGCTCAGTTCAATCGAACTGGAAAGACGGATCCGGGCACTGGCTTCCGCCAGTCTCACCAGCGCTTCGAGTTGCCGGGCAGTGACCGGCACCGGTTTGTTGGGTTCGGCAATGCCCCTGAGTTTGAGGTAGTAGTTCACCAGGGCTTCCTTTGCCTCGGCCGATATTATCGGGAAGCACGAACGTTTGGCATAGGCGACATATTTGCGGAAGAGTGCCGGGTCGATATCCGGCATCACGGGTTTGAGCTGCTGTGCAATGTATTCGTCGGTCACCCCTTCGATGGGGGTTTTCCTGTGCTGCGCGATCAGTTCCCCGGTACTGTGGGCTTTGAGTATGTGTTCTGCAATGGCCAGATCCCGTTTCTGATCCGGCTGGTCGGTCATAATGAAGATGAGATCGAACCGGGAGAGGAGCGACGGGGGCATGTTGATCTGGTCTGAGATATCCCCGAACATATCGAACCTGCCGTACTTCGGGTTTGCAGCCCCGAGCAGCGCACACCGGGACTTGAGCGTTGCCGTGATCCCGGCCTTTGCCACGCTGATCGACTGCTGTTCCATTGCTTCGTGGAGGGCGGACCGGTCCCCTTTCTCCATCTTATCCATCTCGTCGACTGCCGCGACACCCATATCGGCAAGGACGAGCGCTCCTGCTTCCAGTGTCCAGCGCCCTTCCCCGAATTCATCCTTGACAGCGGTTGCCGTGAGACCCGCCGCAGTGGAAGACTGGCCGCTTGTATAGATTGCCCGGGGAGAGAGCTTTACGACATACCTCAGCAACTGACTTTTGGCAATACCCGGATCCCCTATGAGGAGGACATGGATGTCACCCCGGAGCCGGCTCCCGTCGGGCATCTCTTTTGCAATGCCCCCGAAGAGCTGCAGGGCGATTGCCTGCTTGACATCTTCGCCCCCGTAAATGGTCGGTGCAATGGAATGGGTGATCATCCGGTAGATCATGGGATCCTTGCTGAGGCGCTGGATCTCGTCCTCGGCCTTCTCATCAATCTCGACTTCCTCGAACTCTTTCTCAGCTACCTCGATGGAATTGCATTCGAGAAATATGTCAAAGACCGTGCTTTTCTCTCCCTTGATGACCCGCTGCATGGACCGGAGGATGCCGTTGATGATGATCCGGTCCCCCGGTGACACGGTACCCGAGAGATCGTCAGTGACGTCTACGTCGAGTGTCTGGGGCTGCTCGCCGCCACGCAGGCCCTCAGGAGACTCCTGGATCCTCAGTTTCTGCGAGTCGACAAATTTCGAGCGCTTGGGCAGCAGTTCGATCTTCTTGAAAGTACATCCGTCCGTGGCACATCCGTCCGGCTCAACAAACTTGCCGTATTTCTGTTCCTTCTTGGTGAAGTGGCCGGCCGGGCAGCGGAAGACTGCTTCGACAATACGGGGCCGGACTTCTGTTGTTTTGCGCAAGATCCCTTCGACCGAGACAAACGTGTTGATGTCCTCAGACCGGATGGCCCGGATAGCCGTCTTTTTGGGAAGGTTGGTGAACCGGATGTTGATCCCTTTGGGCTCCTTGCCATCCTTTATCCTGATGAGCTGGTCGGTCTTGATTGCCTCCAGGACATCCTCGATAACCTTGCCCGGGTTCTCCAGGAGTTCGTCGGCCAGCGCAATACCGGCTTTCCCGAACCTTTCTATCTCCCGGTAATCGATGAGAAGGGATCGTTTGT
This region includes:
- a CDS encoding 60S ribosomal export protein NMD3, producing the protein MTTTIKDNFCPKCGKPTQNPGLCTDCRIGSTPWFTCDHRVQNTQCPSCGAIKQVNTWTDSNRERSEIAPELAMSAVHFHKDVKKPTMEVRIEDLTVNRSRAMLTLHGTFYKQEVEGTCSVEILWHKEQCDRCNRISGSYYEGVIQVRAEGRLPSTYERQMSTSIAQQIEDSLQAGGERLSFISDMNETRDGVDIIVGSQHIGAKISQGIIAQLGGRYSTHPKLVGEKNGRQLFRITYSVRLPRFQKYDVVAVKNRYYEIERIESHHVRTFDLAEGSSRSIREDDIERILGNARSAESALVAFAESTTIGIMDPVSCQTREYRKPGWLEVKAGDHVAVLRDGDNLVIVR
- a CDS encoding DUF424 domain-containing protein — protein: MFLKVHHSPGTADVVAVCDRELINTTIRHDNMTVVITESFYGNCPSTENEVRDALNKAANINLMGERSVSLAIEMGLITRSGCIMIGTVPHAQIFQL
- a CDS encoding minichromosome maintenance protein MCM — encoded protein: MEQSPDLPVADKTADWSRLLKQKYKKQLGEISREYPHKRSLLIDYREIERFGKAGIALADELLENPGKVIEDVLEAIKTDQLIRIKDGKEPKGINIRFTNLPKKTAIRAIRSEDINTFVSVEGILRKTTEVRPRIVEAVFRCPAGHFTKKEQKYGKFVEPDGCATDGCTFKKIELLPKRSKFVDSQKLRIQESPEGLRGGEQPQTLDVDVTDDLSGTVSPGDRIIINGILRSMQRVIKGEKSTVFDIFLECNSIEVAEKEFEEVEIDEKAEDEIQRLSKDPMIYRMITHSIAPTIYGGEDVKQAIALQLFGGIAKEMPDGSRLRGDIHVLLIGDPGIAKSQLLRYVVKLSPRAIYTSGQSSTAAGLTATAVKDEFGEGRWTLEAGALVLADMGVAAVDEMDKMEKGDRSALHEAMEQQSISVAKAGITATLKSRCALLGAANPKYGRFDMFGDISDQINMPPSLLSRFDLIFIMTDQPDQKRDLAIAEHILKAHSTGELIAQHRKTPIEGVTDEYIAQQLKPVMPDIDPALFRKYVAYAKRSCFPIISAEAKEALVNYYLKLRGIAEPNKPVPVTARQLEALVRLAEASARIRLSSSIELSDADRVIHIVDACLRQIAYDAKTGTFDIDKVVTGISKEKRDIVRVIKDAIRDIGGEGRRAGIDQVIDAVSSKGFPRDKVREGIDMLLRHGEAMEPKSGMIQLI
- a CDS encoding TatD family hydrolase — encoded protein: MKSPKYPVTDDHIHIDPVNGRGIEAAKDFFRAGGTHMFLVSKPSWSLSVHPSSGPEYSQVFDETLRVAGMVAETGVVVYTILGVHPAEISRLAERMTLDTAVEVMKGGLDCAAGYVREGKAVALKSGRPHYDVTPDILAASNRVLMHALELASECGCALQIHAETGPCADIVDMASRAGIPIERVVKHYGSPDTPLHPSLIAKHESLAQLVREHRPFTMESDYMDENSRPGAVIGPKSVPRYTNQLLAQGKITEEDCFFIHGETVEKVYGVPVQIT
- a CDS encoding dihydroneopterin aldolase family protein — its product is MLTDKETAIFEAGIKLGALYHQWVGTPISRQSAASVETAIEKAVILQPFVEEIAVRLNRDLMTENTFGYSELAGLMFDVEIITRVNFSYCRARLCPSGNYPLMQVVECHEIPKVPRN